Proteins found in one Plasmodium knowlesi strain H genome assembly, chromosome: 12 genomic segment:
- a CDS encoding golgi apparatus membrane protein TVP23, putative, with protein sequence MDKHPFASAKNNSGTVQVPTGSGIPMSINNSFSVNNHTPFDRKDLTTYFDNLFNRSNHPYICFSHVFFKLLAVSLYFVGPFLFQSEESNEHDFIITFSVTLFLVSLDFYLVKNIIGRFLVKMIWWIDANEDYSNKIIFKTSEESLLNATDKKVFWYVLYANFFIWLSQTLLMLMSFQFCWFLLCFLCLFLSFYNLFNFWMCSKEQHKAVGTFLSRMNLNQLYKTVFSR encoded by the exons ATGGACAAGCATCCATTTGCTAGCGCCAAAAATAATTCGGGCACTGTGCAGGTCCCTACAGGCTCAGGAATTCCTATGAGCATTAACAACTCCTTCAGTGTGAATAATCATACACCATTTGATAGAAAGGATCTGACCACCTACTTTGACAATTTATTCAACAGAAGCAACCATCCGTATATTTGCTTCTCCcacgttttttttaagctcCTCGCTGTATCACT ATACTTTGTAGGACCTTTCCTATTTCAAAGTGAAGAATCGAATGAGCATGACTTCATCATCACATTCTCAGTTACCCTATTTTTAGTTTCGCTCGATTTTTATTtggttaaaaatattatcgGCAG ATTCCTGGTGAAGATGATTTGGTGGATCGACGCGAATGAAGATTATTccaacaaaataattttcaaaacGTCAGAAGAAAGCCTACTGAATGCCACAGACAAGAAGGTTTTTTGGTATGTACTGTATGCAAACTTTTTCATATGGCTGAGCCAGACCTTACTGATGTTGATGTCGTTTCAGTTTTGTTGGTTTCTGCTCTGTTTTCTGTGCCTATTCCTCTCCTTTTACAACTTATTTAACTTTTGGATGTGCTCCAAGGAACAACATAAAGCAGTAGGCACCTTTTTGAGCCGCATGAATTTGAACCAGTTGTACAAGACAGTGTTCAGTAGGTAG
- a CDS encoding WD repeat-containing protein, putative, with protein sequence MKNRRRGKLNERGNTLRTSKYQLRSRKNDAEQNAQEEESDGNSSDESDSSLSCSSQYMTREENIDDYGSINDFRSGQLNGDRLRCEGEIGIDLCNDEKKYQKEGAHSVKKVLTKESLVYDHYKKKDILLSLWWKNMIDLYSDILITNVYSNVSNVDVVNMNRKQKEKKYQYLNEGIVLFHNSSRRENYKMSILRVVTKEEVNKKNEKEIFYSSALKDNTVDDSFKKYYKNKYKHIPVIKRYNCLNIPYYCTNSSILYCGKDVMKNQVETNCVGEDAGKVIIASKSIRGNIFLYNIGKTIDRINRMEDDEAVDGELCEDGDGTITEEMDNHSNATEGEGYTDSEGSSSSSLVEDDDDEDEEDEEEGKEQLYNSQRSHEKKGRRTIPRRSKKNAKVVYRKKRSPPNWNNHQSRKNKSSESYKKKMKDRKICDGELLLELVGHSKTGKGLFFKNNYLLSNGDDKNIFIYDINGNTVRASENKCENGHINDHINDHINDHINDNINDHVNDHVNVSKMKPYISIKTNELYSNVRWLYDSLVIGSTYSGYFSLFDIRMRNKNVHGGYNVDALRDGNVNVSSNVNVHSVHKKITKYEISDIDKYNNDDNNLICMSSLNNIFIFDLRFINNNLPYKVIHDNSYNNYGLNEPYFDPYQTSVQNGEFSSPTNVNYFYDHSYNNYYNEDFFNSDTFIHSLFWCNIEGFNYIGSLNNKGIINVFDVNKSKHHCVFTYGCKYIKLFKFNPYKINNFVSVDKNNILILFTLPDHIYKSDLDLYLQDNFREE encoded by the coding sequence ATGAAGAacagaaggagaggaaaactAAACGAAAGGGGCAATACGCTGAGGACAAGTAAGTACCAGTTGCGAAGCAGAAAAAACGATGCAGAACAAAATGCACAGGAAGAAGAATCTGATGGAAACAGCAGCGATGAAAGCGACTCCTCGCTTTCCTGCTCGTCCCAATATATGAcaagggaagaaaatatagaCGACTATGGAAGCATCAATGATTTTCGAAGCGGTCAGCTGAATGGAGATAGACTTAGGTGTGAGGGAGAAATAGGCATAGATCTCTgtaatgatgaaaagaagtaCCAAAAGGAGGGGGCACACAGTGTGAAGAAGGTATTGACCAAGGAGAGCCTGGTGTACGATCActacaaaaagaaggatattCTCCTCAGCCTGTGGTGGAAAAACATGATAGACCTATATTCAGATATTTTAATAACTAACGTATACAGCAACGTAAGCAATGTGGATGTGGTAAATATGAATCGcaagcagaaggaaaaaaagtaccaGTACTTAAACGAAGGTATTGTCCTCTTTCACAATTCCAGTAGGagagaaaattacaaaatgagCATACTACGAGTCGTcacaaaggaagaagtaaacaAGAAGAACGAGAAAGAAATATTCTACTCATCAGCCCTCAAAGATAACACCGTCGAtgattcttttaaaaaatattataaaaataaatataagcATATCCCAGTTATTAAGAGGTACAACTGTTTGAATATTCCATACTACTGCACCAATTCTAGCATCCTGTACTGTGGAAAGGATGTGATGAAGAACCAGGTGGAAACAAACTGTGTGGGGGAAGACGCAGGAAAAGTGATCATAGCAAGTAAATCCATaaggggaaatatatttctctACAACATTGGAAAAACAATCGATAGGATTAACAGGATGGAAGATGATGAAGCTGTGGATGGAGAATTGTGTGAAGATGGAGATGGGACTATAACCGAAGAAATGGACAACCATAGTAACGCTACCGAGGGAGAAGGATACACCGACAGTGAAGGTAGCAGTAGTAGTAGTCTAGTGGaggatgatgacgacgaggacgaagaggatgaggaggaagggaaagaacaacTGTACAATTCCCAACGGAgccatgaaaaaaaggggaggaggacCATTCCAAGGCgctccaaaaaaaatgcaaaagttGTTTATAGGAAGAAGAGGTCTCCCCCCAATTGGAATAACCATCAAAgtagaaaaaacaaatcatcagaaagttataaaaaaaaaatgaaggatagAAAAATATGCGATGGGGAATTATTACTAGAACTGGTTGGGCACAGCAAAACAGGGAAGGGGctcttcttcaaaaataaTTACCTCCTCAGTAATGGGGATGATAAAAACATATTCATCTATGACATTAATGGTAACACCGTGCGGGCTAGcgaaaataaatgtgaaaacGGTCATATAAACGATCATATAAATGATCATATAAACGATCATATAAATGATAATATAAATGATCACGTAAATGATCATGTAAATGTGTCTAAAATGAAACCGTATATTTCAATCAAGACGAATGAACTGTATAGCAATGTGAGGTGGCTGTATGATTCGCTAGTTATAGGTTCTACGTACAGTGGCTACTTCTCCCTGTTTGACATCAGGatgaggaataaaaatgtgcacgGTGGCTACAACGTGGACGCACTGCGCGATGGCAATGTGAACGTTAGTAGCAACGTAAATGTGCACTCCGTCCACAAGAAAATCACCAAGTACGAAATTTCAGATATTGACAAGTACAACAACGATGATAACAATCTCATCTGTATGAGTTCCTTAAacaacattttcatttttgattTACGTTTTATTAATAATAACTTGCCCTACAAAGTTATTCATGATAACTCTTATAATAACTATGGCCTTAACGAACCCTACTTCGATCCTTACCAGACATCTGTACAGAACGGAGAATTCAGTAGCCCCACCAATGTGAATTACTTTTACGACCATTCATACAATAATTATTACAACGaagattttttcaattctgaTACTTTTAtccattcccttttttggtgTAACATTGAAGGATTTAATTATATCGGTTCCCTCAATAACAAGGGAATTATTAACGTGTTCGACGTGAACAAAAGCAAGCACCACTGCGTTTTCACGTATGGATGCAAGTACATCAAGTTGTTTAAATTCAACCCATACAAAATCAACAACTTTGTCTCTGTGGATAAGAATAACATCCTCATCCTGTTCACTCTCCCCGATCATATATACAAGAGCGACCTGGACTTGTATCTGCAGGATAACTTCCGCGAGGAGTAG
- a CDS encoding GTP-binding protein, putative — protein MLGVILKRALQKSRYHITASLSRPQHIRAPQFSSQNESPLTIEKDHFYINPLRKLTCIGCGEFLQTTDERKSGFVPFNVYEKYSNGRIKFYTKVKGEEVSSVPDGVKVDVNKFPSFRVKTKIILCKRCYRLQHYKSTSTQCEVDTNRIENIIRCRTEIQEEVKRRRKGGTPIRKSSSTQTESSETTESGELAKSEEPTESGEPDEQLSLGKPPPGPTNLTVENPQEEAMPPVCEGDSSAEVSNRTGPASVNNEVNESLEQVVRGRRHKREGRAHRKEVQKEGNTGEGNGRIIYITQVKEEKKQILGRDEAGKEIESEMDNSEVISPGEKYYYDPSYRIDKRSINVYEKKDILKKRNDMKRLDVEKMQVSTAKYVEGDRNEVMNNLIKKMKRKSLVLYLIDITNIENTILPELYIGCKNKDINIIWLVNKVDCLPKSTNLEMVKIWFRNLVRQIKNTHINDLIFISALKFYNLNMLEERMKYYVDLEKGTDIYIVGCVNVGKSSFVNSFLKYINYKHIGDIYSKRKKGGVTTSNIPYTTLNYNTFQLKKNIKIIDTMGIPTKYQYSSILYKDIDLNSISINKRIQPFTYKLKENSSIILGSLCYINLIYGSFALVTFYISNRVTIHICRSEKVEQFLEKKKCSFLYPPHVEQDFHLLKPFVKHTVKVFGKDFESIDDIVISDLCWFSVSGRGVKVFEIYAPKNVKIYRRPSMITDAVKHTQVDVFKYKSYRGRTAKVLRKKKKLIEELDRLDPDRRQEMKRLTLQGEFAQLDNLRNFNDNPREVVSPGHVSGNLSNGAGISTLGTLSSAPLIGDKSDIENITHYL, from the coding sequence ATGCTTGGAGTAATTCTAAAAAGAGCTCTCCAGAAAAGCAGGTATCACATTACTGCTAGTTTGAGTCGCCCCCAGCACATCAGGGCCCCACAGTTTAGTAGCCAAAATGAATCCCCCTTGACAATTGAAAAGGACCACTTCTACATTAACCCATTAAGGAAATTAACGTGCATAGGATGTGGGGAATTTCTCCAAACCACAGATGAAAGAAAATCTGGGTTCGTCCCCTTTAATGTGTACGAAAAATACAGCAATGGGCGAATAAAGTTCTACACCAAAGTCAAGGGGGAGGAGGTGAGTTCAGTTCCCGACGGGGTGAAGGTCGATGTAAATAAGTTTCCCAGCTTCCGAGTGAAGACGAAGATTATTCTCTGCAAAAGGTGTTACAGATTACAGCATTATAAATCTACAAGCACACAATGTGAGGTGGACACAAATAGgattgaaaatattatcaGGTGCAGGACGGAGATTCAGGAAGAGGTGAAGCGTCGGCGTAAGGGGGGAACCCCAATAAGGAAGTCATCTTCAACACAAACCGAATCGAGTGAAACGACCGAATCGGGTGAACTGGCCAAATCGGAAGAACCGACCGAATCAGGGGAACCCGATGAACAGCTATCCCTGGGAAAACCCCCTCCGGGACCTACCAACCTCACAGTGGAGAATCCTCAAGAAGAGGCAATGCCCCCCGTTTGTGAAGGTGATTCCTCCGCCGAGGTGAGCAACCGAACGGGACCCGCCAGTGTTAACAACGAAGTGAATGAATCGTTAGAACAGGTTGTACGTGGAAGGAGGCATAAACGAGAGGGCCGTGCACATAGGAAGGAAGTgcaaaaggagggaaatacaggagaaggaaatggcCGGATTATTTATATCACGCAagttaaggaagaaaaaaaacagatccTCGGAAGAGATGAAGCGGGAAAAGAAATTGAGAGCGAAATGGATAATTCGGAAGTGATTTCTCCAGGAGAAAAGTACTACTACGATCCGTCGTACAGAATCGACAAGAGGAGCATAAACGTATATGAGAAAAAGGATAttctgaaaaaaagaaacgacATGAAAAGATTGGATGTGGAGAAAATGCAAGTAAGTACAGCCAAGTATGTGGAAGGAGATAGAAATGAGGTGATGAATaacttgataaaaaaaatgaaaaggaaatctCTAGTTCTATATCTAATAGATATAACTAATATAGAAAATACTATCCTCCCAGAATTGTACATaggatgtaaaaataaagatatAAATATCATATGGCTAGTTAATAAAGTGGATTGTCTACCCAAGTCCACAAACCtggaaatggtaaaaatttgGTTCCGAAACTTAGTaaggcaaataaaaaatacccATATAAATGACTTAATATTTATTTCCGCTTTAAAGTTCTACAACCTTAATATGTTAGAAGAAAGAATGAAGTACTACGTAGATttagaaaaaggaacagataTCTACATAGTGGGGTGTGTAAATGTAGGGAAGTCGTCATTTGTGAATTCCttcttaaaatatataaattataAGCACATAGGAGACATTTACagtaagagaaaaaaaggaggagttaCGACATCGAACATTCCATACACAACATTAAATTACAATACAtttcaattaaaaaaaaatataaaaattatcgaTACGATGGGGATTCCAACAAAGTATCAATACTCTTCCATTCTTTACAAAGATATAGACTTAAACAGTATTAGCATAAACAAACGAATTCAACCCTTTACATATAAGTTGAAAGAAAATTCCTCCATAATATTGGGTAGTCTATGTTACATCAATTTAATATATGGTTCCTTTGCTCTCGTGACATTTTATATCTCCAATAGGGTTACAATTCATATCTGCAGAAGCGAAAAGGTGGAACAATttctggagaaaaaaaaatgttccttcTTATACCCTCCTCATGTAGAACAAGATTTTCATCTTCTCAAACCTTTTGTTAAACACACCGTCAAGGTTTTTGGAAAGGATTTTGAAAGCATCGACGATATAGTTATTTCTGATTTATGTTGGTTCTCTGTTAGCGGCAGGGGGGTTAAGGTTTTTGAGATATATGCaccaaaaaatgtgaaaatttatCGTAGACCTTCCATGATTACTGATGCAGTTAAGCATACGCAGGTGGATGTGTTCAAATACAAGTCGTATCGGGGAAGGACTGCCAAGGTGCTacggaaaaagaagaaacttaTTGAAGAACTTGATAGGCTAGATCCTGACCGACGCCAGGAAATGAAGAGACTCACTCTTCAGGGGGAGTTTGCACAACTAGACAATTTGAGAAACTTTAACGATAACCCCAGGGAGGTCGTTTCGCCAGGCCATGTATCAGGCAACCTATCAAACGGTGCGGGCATCTCCACGTTGGGAACCCTGTCCTCCGCCCCGCTCATTGGGGACAAGAGTGACATAGAAAACATCACCCATTATTTgtaa
- a CDS encoding ATP-dependent RNA helicase DBP5, putative: MSIEEETPSAEKANDEKTNNEKKNNEKTNDEKTNENSKNEELKDSPVNQEEKKDDTKVESKDDTKEESKDDVKTDSKNDEKSNGKDEEKNEAKEDTKAEAGGDDVMNMLMSYLQKNKDDPKIMQTMLSMMGGKGKDAATGLSEIKLPNSGAKETEGREDKNLSDKGSAMNGKKKDEEESQRNGDKKNKEEKETGNKMLNLFGSKSEKSIFPNFGFSSGFKNTGNETKEGSSSGAGSIFGDGKKNFFAQFGEDKGRSGSDSMNKFGFSGFSGFSGFGNATFGNANFGNSTFGSTALGNTTLGSGKKNEDGTTPAKEKTTQVIFSNGKSTTDASTSKEKDEGTGKSDTGMKKKFETLVEDDDDYIIESAETKEPIEEEAISMIENMNIMNNESGKEKKLSNFDFSKALNNNTTEEVRDVKLYRSRNTWEELNIDNELIQILTYLKFFAPSKIQGLALPYILNTNKNLIAQAQNGSGKTLTFVISMLSKINRNEGILQAMCICPTRELAQQNYDVVGKFTKYLTVKVFLAVPLCDKYNKNEGFQIYVGTPGKTLDLLKRKFVDTKNVSIFVLDEADDLIDIKNNMSSQVESIKRFLPKQCQILLFSATYNEEVRSFADRFAPNASKISVRQEDLTLKCVKQYYLLTENEEQKYYYLSELYCSMSISQCVIFVNSKVSAYNLYQFMTERGHNVTLICADSVISRFTKNQVQKANVLGMDPKTRDTLMSDFKSGVSKVLICTDLLSRGIDVPTISLVINFDLPYVYHGRISENHGNHFANRKVNMETYIHRIGRTGRFGTKGMAINFVSKNQLVYIKQIEQFYQCVISDLEVDSEIMITSASKGGD; the protein is encoded by the coding sequence ATGAGCATAGAGGAAGAAACCCCCAGTGCTGAAAAGGCGAACGATGAAAAGACGAacaatgaaaagaagaacaatgAAAAGACGAACGATGAAAAGACGAATGAGAATTCCAAAAATGAGGAGTTGAAGGATTCCCCCGTAAAtcaggaagagaagaaagatgACACAAAGGTGGAAAGTAAAGATGATACCAAAGAGGAAAGTAAAGATGATGTCAAAACGGACAGTAAAAATGATGAGAAAAGCAACggaaaagatgaagaaaaaaatgaagccaaAGAAGACACCAAGGCCGAAGCAGGAGGAGATGATGTCATGAACATGCTGATGAGCTACCTGCAGAAGAATAAGGACGATCCCAAAATCATGCAAACCATGTTGAGCATGATGGGcgggaagggaaaagacgCTGCAACAGGGCTGAGTGagataaaattgccaaacAGCGGGGCCAAAGAAActgaaggaagagaagacaAAAACCTCTCTGATAAAGGAAGTGCAAtgaatggaaagaagaaagacgAAGAGGAATCGCAAAGAAATGGTGACAAGAAAAacaaggaagagaaagagacAGGAAATAAAATGCTAAATCTGTTTGGTTcgaaaagtgaaaagagCATTTTTCCTAATTTTGGATTTTCCAGTGGATTCAAGAACACAGGAAATGAGACAAAGGAGGGATCATCTTCAGGTGCAGGTAGCATTTTtggagatggaaaaaaaaatttctttgcTCAGTTTGGAGAAGATAAAGGGCGCAGTGGTAGTGACAGTATGAACAAGTTCGGGTTTAGTGGATTCAGCGGATTCAGCGGATTTGGTAACGCCACCTTTGGTAATGCCAACTTTGGTAACTCCACCTTTGGTAGCACCGCTCTTGGTAACACCACCTTGGGCagtgggaagaaaaacgaagATGGGACCACCCCTgcgaaggagaaaacaacACAAGTAATCTTCAGCAATGGAAAAAGTACCACAGATGCTAGTACAAGCAAGGAGAAGGATGAAGGGACCGGAAAAAGCGACACGggtatgaagaaaaaattcgaaaCCTTGGTTGAAGATGACGATGATTACATAATAGAAAGCGCAGAAACGAAGGAACCAatcgaagaagaagcaatttCAATGatagaaaatatgaacataaTGAATAACGaaagtggaaaggaaaaaaaattaagtaacTTTGATTTTAGCAAAGcattaaataataataccACTGAGGAAGTGAGAGATGTGAAATTATATCGTTCCAGAAATACATGGGAAGAATTAAACATAGATAATGAGCTTATCCAAATATTGAcgtatttaaaatttttcgcACCTTCAAAAATACAGGGTCTGGCTCTTCCGTACATATTAAATACTAACAAAAATTTAATAGCGCAGGCTCAAAATGGATCAGGAAAAACACTTACCTTTGTCATTTCCATGCTTTCCAAGATTAACAGAAATGAAGGAATTCTGCAAGCCATGTGTATCTGTCCAACGAGGGAATTAGCTCAACAGAATTATGATGTCGTaggaaaatttacaaaatatttAACCGTGAAAGTTTTTCTAGCTGTACCATTATGcgataaatataataaaaacgAGGGGTTCCAAATCTATGTTGGTACACCAGGAAAAACATTAGACTTgttgaagagaaaatttgTGGATACAAAGAATGTGTCAATTTTTGTATTAGATGAAGCTGATGATTTAATcgatattaaaaataatatgtcTTCGCAAGTGGAAAGTATCAAAAGGTTTTTACCAAAGCAATGCCaaattcttctcttctctGCTACATATAATGAAGAGGTAAGATCCTTTGCAGATAGGTTTGCTCCAAATGCATCGAAAATTAGTGTGCGTCAGGAAGATTTAACTTTAAAATGTGTTAAGCAGTATTATCTGTtaacagaaaatgaagaacagaAATACTACTACCTTTCTGAATTGTATTGCTCCATGAGCATTTCGCAATGTGTTATTTTTGTCAATTCTAAAGTTTCAGCTTACAATCTCTACCAGTTTATGACGGAGAGGGGGCACAATGTTACTCTCATTTGTGCAGATAGTGTTATTAGtagatttacaaaaaatcAAGTACAAAAGGCAAATGTGTTAGGCATGGACCCGAAAACTAGGGATACCCTAATGTCCGATTTTAAGAGTGGAGTGTCCAAAGTTTTAATCTGCACAGATTTGCTTTCCAGAGGGATTGACGTACCCACCATCAGCTTAGTTATTAATTTTGACTTACCCTATGTTTATCATGGAAGAATTTCAGAAAACCATGGAAACCATTTCGCTAACAGAAAAGTGAACATGGAAACGTACATTCATCGTATTGGACGGACAGGAAGATTTGGAACGAAAGGAATGGCTATTAATTTTGTAAGTAAAAATCAGTTGGTTTATATTAAGCAAATAGAACAATTTTATCAGTGTGTTATATCAGACTTGGAAGTCGATTCTGAGATTATGATTACATCCGCCTCGAAGGGAGGAGACTGA